GCCAACTGGCCCTGTGAATAGACGCCATTTTAGAAAAACTTATACTTATCAAATTATGTATTGCGTTGTTGAtgacgtgtgtgtgtttttttggctgGGCTTTCGGTTTGTATCGTtaaaagtaatttgtttaattCGGTTTGTGTTCTCAGCTTCGGAAAGTAAAGCCAGCTTGCTGAGAGCTTGAGTCTTTGTAATCCGCCATTTTGTTTGGTGGACCAGCACGTTTCGCGGCCTGTACAGTCAGTAACTGTCGCACCAGGCTGCAGGTCCCTGTTGAAATAAGAATGTATGTGAAGCAGTAATTGCTTCACATACAAAAACCAAATCTGTTACATACTCGTACACCTTGATTGTTTTAAACTACTGTGGTCAAGGCGTTGTTGGAAGGACTTGCCATGTTCTAAAACATGAATCTGTACTTAACGTATCCAAATGTATCTGCATGTATTTAAGATGCGCTGATTCATGAAAATAATTCAATCAAactacttatttttaaacaaaataactcATGCGGGCGTGTTCAGTTGGCCCGTGCTAGTTTCGACTCAAATATAAGCTAGTATTCTAAACTTTGCATTAACGCATTACATGTAAAGTCCAGTGTGCTGTAGAGCAGAGCCCTATACATCCTAATCAGTACAGCAACACGCGTTTCTATACTCTTTCTCTTTTAgattataacaaacaaaaaagccgcAATCATGGCTGAGGCTGACCGACCAGGGAAACTCTTCGTTGGCGGCTTGAACACCGAGACAAACGAGAAGGCCCTTGAACAATATTTCACCAAATACGGCAGAGTAGTGGAAGGTAGGCCTGGAACGTATTGAAGTTAACCAGGGGTCAGTGTAGCACTGTAGTCTGCCACAGTTTGTAAACTAAcgtgcatcattattattattatttatttcttagcagacgcccttatccagggcgacttacaatcgtaagcaaatacatttcaagtgttacaatacaagtaatacaataagagcaagaaatacaataacttttgttaaagcaaagtacaagtgtgacaaaccacaattcaataatacagcagataatagtgatagtgacatcaggatatgattaaatagtgatagttacatcaggatgtgattaaatacaaagtactacaggttaaacacttggcagattacagtattctgaagtacaggattaaatgcagtaaaatagggggcaggtatgagcaaaataaagcacatttaaatgaagggtgatagtgtcccaggatacaaacagaggagttctacaggtgctgtttgaagaggtgagtcttaaggaggcgccggaatgtggtcagggactgggcagtcctgacatctgtaggaaggtcattccaccactgcggagcaagggtggagaaggagcgggctctggaggcaggggagcgtaccGGAGGTAGAGCTAGTGTTCTAGTGCAGGcgggagcggagaggtcgagtgggggtgtaggaagagatgagggtctggaggtagctgggtgcagtctggtcaaggcatctgtaggctagtacaagcaTCAACTAGGAATGCACGTGTTGCAGTATTTCTGGGTGCATTTTCGCCGCAAGCAAATTTACAGTAACTGCAATATTTGGTCGGAAATGCTTATCAACGTGTGTGATTTTAGCAAATGGGAGAAACTTGTAGTTTAAGCACTTGTAATTAAGTGAAACGGTTTGAATTGTGGCAAACCTAGAGAAACAATAGTCCTCCTGAAGACAAACCCTTATCTGTACAAGCTATGATGAAAAAATGTGGCTTTGATCAATTATGAACTGATGATGCCGCCTTTGTCCTCTAAGAAGTTCTGAGCTTGCATGCTTGATACATTACCGTGATAAGCTATTCTGCACATCAGACTAAATTCTACCTTTTCTCTTTGCTTTAAGTGCTGTTGATGAAAGACCGTGAAACAAACAAATCAAGAGGCTTTGCTTTCGTGACCTTTGAGAACCCAGCTGATGCAAAGGATGCTGCAAGGGAAATGAATGGAAAGGTATTGTCAGCAGGGAATTCTAGATTGTAATGGCATCACCGCTGCACGCCACCCCTACCTGTGTCACTGTTAAACTTCTTTATTATTCTAGACCCTTGAGGGCAAACCAATCAAAGTAGAACAAGCAACAAAGCCATCATTTGAAACTGCCCTTGGTCGACGAGGGCCTCCATCCCTTCATCCAAGGAGCCGCGGACCGCCGAGAGGACCTAGAGGCGCTCGAGGAGGACCCACAAGAGGTAATTGCTGTAGGCAAAAATGTGCACTATTTCCAAcaattaacattttcaaaagacTTTTCTCAAAGATTGCAACATTAAGTGACCCCAAACCTTTGGCACACATGTTGGCTGTGATTGAAAAATGTGGCTTTGATCAATTACAAACTGAAATAGCCCATCCTGTCTCCTCTAAGAAGTTCTGAGCTTGCATCATGTGAAAACGTTTTCCACAGATATATATTCTGTCTACAGAATGGTACTTGTAGGGTTTaatatattgtatgttttttgtctTTCTCCCCCAAGGCATGTCATCTAGAGGTCCACCACCAATGAAGAGAGGGCCTCCCATTCGTAATGGTGGCCCTCCACCCAAGAGATCTGCTCCTTCAGGACCAATGGGACGGGGTAAGTGTCTTGGCTATTAAAAGGAGATGTGCTAGCAGCTGCTGTTGGACTATATAACAAACTGTACATCAATGTGTCTAGGCTTAACCATTGAGATTTGTGTACATCCTAGTACTGGTCTATATGGgtattttaaaattcattttggcAACTTGAAACAATAGACGCTATGCACTTAGTGTAGTGGAGCATTGTGAAAATGCTGTGCTGTCAGTGCTTGTCTTTGTACTAGTGTGAGCTGTGATGAAAAAATGTGGCATTGATCAATTGTAAAATGATATTGCCCATGTTGTCCTCTAAGAAGTTCTGAGCTTGCATCATGAAATTAATTCACTCCTAGATTTGTAGATGCACTATAAcaggatatattttttaaactagatAAAGGAAACTAATCCTCCTTCACTTTAGCTCCCATGTCCAGGGAAAGGGATCCTTATGGTCCACCTCCTCCACGAAGAGACGCAATGATGTCCAGAAGAGACGATTATCCATCTCCACGAGATGACCATTATAGTACCAAAGACAGGTATGTTTAGTATTTCAACATCCTTACAATTGTATGGCTTTATGACCATTCGGGCTACAATGTCAAAGTAagcttttagttttgtttattttatagccTGTTAGTTATTTATAACATGTGGCCCTTTTTTCTCCAGTTACTCAAGCCGGGATTACATCAGCTCCAGAGATTCAAGAGACTATGCTCCACCACCAAGGGACTATGCTTATCGTGAATACCCACATTCCAGTTCCCGTGAAGAATATGGAGGATCAATGTCACGGGCATACAGGTATTCAGTCATCTTTATGAATATACAATAGTACTTAAATTATACTCTCCTGTTTAATTCGAACGGACTGCACTTTTCTCGCCCTCAAAGATGTTTGCCTGGCTTTTTTCTTTAGTGACCGTGATGGATATGGGGGTGGCAGAGAGTCTCGGGGCTACCTGGAACGTCCCAGTGCCGCTTCCTATAGGGACCCATATGACAGCTACGGTAAGATTAGCTATTTGTAGTGCATCTGCACTAAAGCTTGTGTAGAAGTACGTTCCAGAATGTAAGACTTTGTGAACATGGAAATAATGCCTCTGAATTTCAAGCAATTTTTTTCCCTGGAAAACCGTGCATGGTAACTTGCTGTGCAGAACGCAGTTCAACAAAATGTCAATTTCTACAAGGAAGCTTGCACTTGACCTTTGCGGAAATCCGTTGCCACGTTCCCAGCTCAAATGGCAAGAGAAAAATGCCAATCTGGTGTTCTGCAATACCACCTGGAATTTCAAAAGGAATGAGAAAAAGGAACGCCAAGCCGCTTCTAAAGGAAACCTGCTCAGTGGCATGTTGGGTGTGTCTTTATCCTCGAGGCAGTAAATGCAGTTGCCACCCTCCTGTAAATTGATGCAGGTGGATAGTTTAAGGGGGTGCTAAATTTAGTCTACAATCCCTTATAAATTTTTTTCATGGTGGTGGGGAGGGATTGAGTGTAAACTTGTCCACCGGTTTGAAGGGCTATTTTTAAATTCATCATTTTtgggtgagggggtgggggggggggggggatctaaaAGAAACAATCACAAAACCATACAAAATAGTCACTCAAATCCTACCTGCACTTAACCAGTAAATTCAAATGTCCTGTAATGGCTAATGGGAG
This genomic stretch from Acipenser ruthenus chromosome 16, fAciRut3.2 maternal haplotype, whole genome shotgun sequence harbors:
- the LOC117412463 gene encoding RNA-binding motif protein, X chromosome-like isoform X1, which translates into the protein MAEADRPGKLFVGGLNTETNEKALEQYFTKYGRVVEVLLMKDRETNKSRGFAFVTFENPADAKDAAREMNGKTLEGKPIKVEQATKPSFETALGRRGPPSLHPRSRGPPRGPRGARGGPTRGMSSRGPPPMKRGPPIRNGGPPPKRSAPSGPMGRAPMSRERDPYGPPPPRRDAMMSRRDDYPSPRDDHYSTKDSYSSRDYISSRDSRDYAPPPRDYAYREYPHSSSREEYGGSMSRAYSDRDGYGGGRESRGYLERPSAASYRDPYDSYGNSRSAPPSRGPPPSYGGSGGSSRYDDYGSSSRDGYGSRDSYPSSRSDPYSASRGERIGRQERGPAPPLERGYPPRDSYSSSSRGAPRGARGGSRSDRGIGRSRY
- the LOC117412463 gene encoding RNA-binding motif protein, X chromosome-like isoform X2, with translation MAEADRPGKLFVGGLNTETNEKALEQYFTKYGRVVEVLLMKDRETNKSRGFAFVTFENPADAKDAAREMNGKTLEGKPIKVEQATKPSFETALGRRGPPSLHPRSRGPPRGPRGARGGPTRGMSSRGPPPMKRGPPIRNGGPPPKRSAPSGPMGRAPMSRERDPYGPPPPRRDAMMSRRDDYPSPRDDHYSTKDSYSSRDYISSRDSRDYAPPPRDYAYREYPHSSSREEYGGSMSRAYSDRDGYGGGRESRGYLERPSAASYRDPYDSYG